The DNA region ATCTGCCGAACGATGTCTCGCCAGCTACCTCTAAGGACATGGCCGTCGGAGAGTCTGATGACGCGCACACCCTCGCCGTCGGTAGAGCCTTCGAACAGCTCCAGCTGACTGGGATCGTAGTAGTGCACCGGATCCGTCGCACCCATGCTCGCTTCGACGTCGGCGAGAAGACGATCGATTGGGTCCTCGAGCTCTTCAAGTTCTCCTAGCCGCTGCTCCCACGGAGCCAGTCGGGAGTCACCCGACTCGAGGTGCCACAGCGTTCGCTTCAACTCCATGAGCCGCCACACCGCAAGTGGGTCCCAATGCCCTTGGGGCGGTACTCGCTCCAGCTCCCGCAAAGACCCCTCCCAATCGCCGCGGTCATACAGGAGATGACCGAGGTACACACGAGCTTCATGGAGGTCTGCGTCGAGTCGCAGAGCACGGCGGATCTGCCGACCCGCTCCGACATCATCACCAAGCCTGTGGAGCGCATAGCCGAGGGCCGCCGCGGCTTCGGCACTGTCGGGACGCCCAGCCGCCGCCTTCGCAAACACATCCCGGCATTCGCCGTACATGGCTGCCCGATACAGCGCCCGTCCCATGGTCAGCATGAGCTCGATGTCGTCATCGAATCCGAGCGCAGCAACCTCATTGAAGAGGCGCAACGCCTCCGCTCTTTCTCCGAAAAGGAGAAGGGTTTCGCCGAGCCCCACCAGAGCGTCTTCATGCGAGGGATCAAGCACCGCCGCACGCTCGAACGCGTGGCGAGCCCAAGCATATTCCTCCCGGACCAATCGTGCATACCCAAGGCCGACGTAGAGTTCTACGGCGTTAGGATGCGCGCTGAGACCCTCTTTCAACATCTTGAGGGCCCCATCATAGTCGCCGTCATTGTAGAGCTTGTGCGCCTGCTCGTCGTATTCCTCTGAACTGAGGAACCCTTCGGGCATGTGGTTAAGCTCCCTCGTCGACCACAGGGTCGGACTCAATGGTGTGAATGCCTCCCAAGTTAATGCGCGAATTCAGGCGGTACCACCCTGATTCAGACCGGGAGAATGCGCGATCAGACCTTCGCGAAAGGAATCCCGCAGCTTCCGCAAACGATCTCTTTGCCGGCCCGCTTGAGAGACGTTTCAGGGCCATGCCGAGGGCATTCCATCTCCTCGCCAGCGGCGAGAG from Longimicrobiales bacterium includes:
- a CDS encoding tetratricopeptide repeat protein; translation: MPEGFLSSEEYDEQAHKLYNDGDYDGALKMLKEGLSAHPNAVELYVGLGYARLVREEYAWARHAFERAAVLDPSHEDALVGLGETLLLFGERAEALRLFNEVAALGFDDDIELMLTMGRALYRAAMYGECRDVFAKAAAGRPDSAEAAAALGYALHRLGDDVGAGRQIRRALRLDADLHEARVYLGHLLYDRGDWEGSLRELERVPPQGHWDPLAVWRLMELKRTLWHLESGDSRLAPWEQRLGELEELEDPIDRLLADVEASMGATDPVHYYDPSQLELFEGSTDGEGVRVIRLSDGHVLRGSWRDIVRQMRDQAGFSHETLPQYMRRLAERWHEQHGVEVPFMDPRTFLRAAVEAGLIRLEVEE